The following are encoded together in the Vigna unguiculata cultivar IT97K-499-35 chromosome 2, ASM411807v1, whole genome shotgun sequence genome:
- the LOC114166199 gene encoding 60S ribosomal protein L13-1 encodes MVKHNNVIPSGHFRKHWQNYVRTWFNQPARKTRRRLARQKKAVKIFPRPTAGPLRPIVHGQTLKYNMKVRAGRGFSLEELKAAGIPKKLAPTIGISVDHRRKNRSLESLQANVQRLKTYKAKLVVFPRRARKVKAGDSTPEELANATQVQGSYLPITREKPSVELVKVTDEMKAFKAYYKLRLERTNKRHYGARLKKAAEAEKEDKK; translated from the exons ATGGTTAAGCATAACAATGTCATCCCCAGCGGACACTTCCGCAAGCATTGGCAAAACTATGTGAGGACATGGTTCAATCAGCCAGCACGAAAGACAAGAAGACGGTTGG CTCGTCAGAAGAAAGCTGTGAAGATTTTCCCAAGACCCACTGCAGGTCCTCTTAGACCTATTGTACATGGTCAAACTTTGAAATACAACATGAAAGTTAGAGCTGGCAGAGGATTTTCTCTTGAAGAGCTGAAG GCTGCTGGTATTCCCAAAAAGCTTGCTCCAACAATTGGAATTTCTGTTGACCACCGCCGCAAGAACCGTTCTTTGGAAAGTCTGCAAGCAAATGTGCAGAGGCTGAAAACATACAAGGCCAAATTGGTTGTCTTCCCAAGAAGGGCACGCAAGGTTAAG GCTGGCGACTCTACTCCTGAGGAACTTGCAAATGCAACGCAAGTACAAGGTTCATACTTACCTATTACTAGGGAGAAGCCGTCTGTTGAACTTGTGAAGGTCACAGATGAGATGAAGGCATTCAAAGCTTATTACAAGCTGAGACTTGAGCGTACAAACAAGCGCCATTATGGTGCCAGACTGAAGAAAGCTGCTGAGGCAGAGAAGGAAGACAAAAAGTGA
- the LOC114174606 gene encoding probable LRR receptor-like serine/threonine-protein kinase At3g47570, translated as MKYSSSILLTSWSICAQFFSLFTINTLCFTPNAAAFTSGNETDNLALLKFKDSITDDPHGIFLSWNTSTHFCNWYGVTCNSMFQRVTHLNLQGYNLKGFISPHVANLSFMTDFNIANNSFHGKIPQELGLLSQLQKLSLLNNSLVGEIPTNLTGCAHLTTLLLNGNNLNGKIPVQIASLPKLQLLALYSNQFTGGIPSFLGNISSLIRLSVASNNLEGNVPQEICRLKSLTLLSFSENKLSGTIPLCVYNMSSLTVISATENQFNGSFPPYMFNTLSNLQVFYFNLNQISGSIPPSITNASNLSIFEIGGNSLTGGVPSMGKLQDLYYFVVDKNFLGESSSNDLVFLESLTNCTKLNVLDIAYNNFGSHLPNSLGNLSTQLTQLYFGGNQISGEIPAALGNLIGLSILALEYNFVSGKIPTTFGKFQKMQMLNLGSNKLSGDIKSWIGNLSQLFHLEIGENMLQGNIPPSVGNCQKLQYLDISNNNLSGIIPIEIFQLSSLTNVLDLSENSLSGSIPKEVANLKNLNSLYISDNHLSGVIPESFGECIMLEQIYLQGNSLQGSIPSSLASLKGLEQLDLSRNQLSGSIPKILQTISFLEYLNVSFNMLNGEVPTEGVFRNASGVVISGNSGLCGGISKLHLPSCPVKGKKLVKHKFKLMIVSVIVSVVVIFLMLLILTIYWMRKKTKKASLDSPTINLLAKVSYQSLYNATDGFSVTNLIGCGISSSVYRGTLELEDKVVAIKVLNLKQKGSQKSFLVECNALRSIRHRNLVQILTCCSGTDYKGQEFKALIFEYMRNGSLEQWLHPMSLNEEHPRLLSLDQRLNIIIDVATALNYLHHDCEPTIIHCDLKPSNVLLDDDMIAHVTDFGIARFLSDTEDSTSLKTSTIGIKGTIGYAPPEYGMSSEVSTLGDMYSFGILVLEILTGKRPTDKMFEDGLNLHNFVSISFPSNLLQILDPRLIQTYEATTLDGNNWNLNQNVEKCIVSLFMIGLACSEEPPKERMNVVDLTKELSRIKRVFSAGE; from the exons ATGAAGTATTCTTCTTCCATCTTACTCACATCTTGGTCCATTTGTGCTcaattcttttctctcttcacaATCAACACACTATGCTTTACACCAAATGCAGCAGCTTTTACATCAGGAAATGAGACTGATAATCTAGCATTGCTGAAATTCAAGGACTCCATAACCGATGATCCACATGGAATCTTCCTCTCCTGGAATACTTCTACTCACTTTTGTAACTGGTATGGAGTCACATGCAATTCCATGTTTCAAAGAGTCACACACTTGAACTTGCAAGGATACAACTTGAAGGGATTCATATCTCCCCATGTAGCCAATCTTTCTTTTATGACAGATTTCAACATTGCAAACAATAGCTTCCATGGAAAAATCCCACAAGAGTTAGGATTATTGTCACAGTTACAGAAACTCTCTCTTCTAAATAACTCCTTAGTAGGTGAAATTCCTACAAATTTGACAGGTTGTGCTCATCTCACAACTTTACTCTTGAATGGGAACAATCTCAATGGAAAAATCCCTGTTCAAATTGCTTCACTTCCAAAGCTTCAACTTTTGGCACTTTATAGCAATCAATTCACAGGGGGAATTCCATCATTCTTAGGAAATATTTCATCACTGATTCGTCTCTCTGTGGCTTCAAACAATTTAGAGGGAAATGTTCCACAGGAAATATGTCGTCTAAAAAGCTTGACGCTTCTTTCATTTAGTGAGAACAAACTCAGTGGAACAATTCCCTTGTGTGTCTATAATATGTCATCTCTTACTGTGATCTCAGCTAcagaaaatcaatttaatggCTCTTTTCCACCCTACATGTTTAACACCCTATCCAATCTccaagtattttattttaatctcaaCCAAATCTCAGGCTCAATCCCACCATCCATCACAAATGCATCTAATCTTTCAATATTTGAAATTGGTGGAAACAGCCTCACTGGTGGAGTTCCAAGCATGGGGAAGCTACAAgatctttattattttgttgttgataaAAACTTTCTAGGTGAAAGTTCAAGTAATGATTTGGTGTTCTTAGAATCATTAACAAATTGTACTAAGTTGAATGTCTTAGATATAGCCTACAACAATTTTGGAAGCCATTTGCCAAATTCtttgggcaacttatccactcAACTCACTCAACTATATTTTGGAGGTAATCAGATATCTGGAGAAATTCCTGCAGCACTTGGAAATCTAATTGGCTTAAGTATTTTGGCACTGGAATATAACTTTGTCAGTGGGAAAATCCCAACAACTTTTGGAAAGTTTCAGAAAATGCAGATGTTAAATTTGGGCTCAAACAAGCTTTCAGGAGATATTAAATCCTGGATTGGCAATCTTAGCCAATTGTTTCATTTGGAAATAGGAGAAAACATGTTACAAGGAAACATTCCACCAAGTGTAGGAAACTGTCAAAAGTTACAATACTTGGACATTTCCAATAACAACCTTTCAGGAATCATACCCATAGAGATTTTTCAGCTTTCATCTCTAACAAACGTGTTGGATTTGTCAGAAAACTCATTGAGTGGAAGCATACCAAAAGAAGTGGCCAATTTAAAAAATCTGAATTCATTGTACATATCTGATAATCATCTCTCAGGTGTCATTCCTGAAAGCTTTGGAGAATGCATAATGTTGGAACAAATCTATTTGCAAGGGAATTCCTTACAAGGAAGCATACCATCCTCTTTGGCATCACTCAAAGGACTTGAACAGTTAGACCTTTCACGAAACCAATTATCTGGATCAATACCTAAGATTCTGCAGACAATTTCTTTCTTAGAATACTTGAATGTGTCATTTAACATGTTGAATGGTGAGGTTCCAACTGAAGGTGTCTTCCGAAATGCAAGTGGGGTAGTGATTTCTGGAAATAGTGGCCTCTGTGGAGGTATTTCAAAACTACATCTACCATCATGCCCTGTCAAAGGTAAGAAACTTGTAAAACACAAGTTCAAATTGATGATAGTGTCAGTGATAGTGAGTGTGGTTGTCATTTTTCTCATGCTACTTATTCTAACTATCTATTGGATGaggaaaaagactaaaaaagcTTCTTTGGATTCACCAACAATAAACCTGCTAGCTAAAGTTTCATACCAGAGCTTATACAATGCAACTGATGGATTCTCAGTTACAAATTTGATAGGGTGTGGGATTTCTAGTTCTGTCTAtagaggaactcttgagttagAAGATAAAGTTGTCGCCATAAAGGTTCTAAACCTTAAACAAAAGGGATCTCAAAAGAGTTTCCTTGTTGAATGCAATGCACTGAGAAGTATTAGACATAGAAATCTGGTTCAGATTTTGACGTGTTGTTCTGGCACAGATTACAAAGGTCAGGAATTTAAAGCTTTAATTTTTGAGTACATGAGAAATGGAAGCTTGGAGCAATGGCTACACCCAATGTCACTAAATGAAGAACATCCAAGATTATTGAGTCTTGATCAAAGATTAAATATCATCATTGATGTAGCCACTGCCTTAAATTATCTTCACCATGATTGTGAGCCAACAATCATTCACTGTGATTTGAAGCCAAGTAATGTCCTTCTTGATGATGATATGATTGCTCATGTTACAGATTTTGGCATAGCAAGATTTCTCTCAGATACCGAAGACTCCACTTCTTTGAAAACAAGTACAATTGGAATCAAGGGTACTATTGGCTATGCTCCTCCAG AGTATGGAATGAGTTCTGAGGTATCAACTTTGGGTGACATGTATAGCTTTGGAATTCTGGTGTTGGAGATTCTGACAGGAAAAAGACCTACAGATAAAATGTTTGAAGATGGTCTAAATCTTCATAACTTTGTTTCAATTTCATTTCCTAGTAATCTTTTGCAAATTTTGGATCCACGACTTATTCAAACATATGAAGCAACAACATTAGATGGAAATAATTGGAATCTTAATCAAAATGTCGAGAAATGCATAGTTTCACTTTTTATGATTGGACTTGCTTGTTCTGAGGAGCCaccaaaagaaagaatgaatGTGGTTGATCTTACCAAGGAGCTTAGTCGAATCAAAAGGGTCTTTTCTGCTGGTGAGTAA
- the LOC114170136 gene encoding acyl-CoA-binding protein, giving the protein MGLKEDFELYATKAKTLPPTQTNEDLLIIYGLYKQATVGPVNTARPGMFNMKDRAKWDAWKAVEAKSTDDAMNDYIIKVKQLLEQAGLPA; this is encoded by the exons ATGGGTTTGAAG GAGGACTTTGAGCTGTATGCTACCAAAGCAAAAACTTTGCCACCAACTCAAACAAATGAAGACTTGCTTATCATTTATGGATTGTACAAGCAAGCCACTGTTGGACCTGTTAACACTG CCCGTCCTGGAATGTTCAACATGAAGGACAGAGCTAAATGGGATGCATGGAAGGCTGTTGAAG CGAAATCCACGGACGATGCAATGAATgattacatcattaaggtgaaaCAGTTGCTGGAACAAGCTGGCTTGCCTGCTTGA